A section of the Bradyrhizobium oligotrophicum S58 genome encodes:
- a CDS encoding benzoate-CoA ligase family protein, whose translation MTNGIADQVPSDSAGAREIGFAIPARYNASRVLFDNLARGNANKLALIGPAGRRSYAELCADACRWGHGFTSLGLSRGDRVLLFLDDTLAYPAAFFGAVRAGFVPLLVNTLTPPDLLQFYLADSGAKVAVADAEFAGRFDAQACTETALQTLIVVNGEPPTTAAASTVAVDQWLPTFADQLAEADTDRNEMAFWMYSSGSTGRPKGIVHLQHDMAYSEQAFARTVLRLKPNDICFSVPKIFFAYGFGNAITFPFSAGATTLLLPGQPKPAAIFDAINRFRPTVFFGLPTLYTALTKADGAREADFSSLRLSVSAAEVLSADVFNGWKSLTDLEIVEGLGSTEVLHVYLSNREDRKKLGAAGLRVPGYEIALRDSDGHDVATGEEGILWVRGDSNTPLYWNRPDKTAETIRDGGWIYTGDRFIRDIDGFHFFRGRADDLIKISGQWVYPLEVELCLAEHPDIRECAVFAHELPDRRMSLKAVVVTNGRFHDEAVTTKALQDYVKAKLLPYKYPREIVFIGELPKTGTGKIDRQAVMRL comes from the coding sequence ATGACGAACGGGATTGCCGATCAGGTTCCTTCCGACAGCGCCGGCGCCCGCGAAATCGGGTTCGCGATTCCCGCACGCTATAATGCGAGCCGCGTGCTGTTCGACAACCTCGCCCGGGGCAACGCGAACAAGCTAGCCTTGATCGGTCCAGCCGGCCGGCGCAGCTATGCCGAATTGTGTGCCGACGCCTGCCGCTGGGGCCATGGCTTCACCTCGCTCGGGCTGAGCCGCGGCGACCGCGTTCTGCTGTTCCTCGACGACACGCTGGCCTATCCGGCCGCGTTCTTCGGCGCCGTGCGCGCGGGCTTCGTACCGCTCCTGGTCAACACGCTGACGCCGCCGGACCTGCTGCAATTCTATCTTGCCGATTCCGGCGCCAAGGTCGCGGTGGCCGACGCCGAATTTGCCGGACGGTTCGACGCGCAGGCCTGTACGGAGACGGCGCTGCAGACGCTGATCGTGGTCAATGGCGAGCCGCCCACGACCGCGGCGGCGTCGACGGTGGCGGTCGATCAATGGCTGCCAACCTTCGCCGATCAGCTGGCAGAGGCCGACACCGATCGCAACGAGATGGCGTTCTGGATGTATTCGTCCGGCTCCACGGGGCGGCCAAAGGGAATCGTCCATCTGCAACACGACATGGCCTATAGCGAGCAGGCCTTTGCCCGGACCGTGCTGCGGCTCAAGCCGAACGATATCTGCTTCTCGGTGCCGAAGATCTTCTTCGCCTATGGCTTCGGCAACGCGATCACCTTTCCGTTTTCGGCCGGCGCAACCACCCTGCTGCTGCCGGGTCAGCCGAAGCCGGCCGCCATCTTCGACGCGATCAACCGCTTCCGTCCCACCGTGTTCTTCGGCCTGCCGACCCTCTATACCGCGCTCACCAAGGCCGACGGCGCGAGGGAAGCTGACTTCTCGTCACTGCGCCTGTCGGTCTCCGCAGCCGAAGTGCTTTCGGCCGACGTCTTCAATGGCTGGAAAAGTCTGACCGACCTGGAGATCGTCGAAGGCCTCGGCTCGACCGAGGTGCTGCACGTCTATCTCTCCAACCGAGAGGATCGGAAGAAGCTCGGCGCCGCCGGCCTGCGGGTGCCCGGCTACGAGATTGCGCTGCGGGACAGCGACGGCCACGATGTGGCGACCGGCGAGGAAGGCATCCTCTGGGTCCGCGGCGATTCCAACACGCCGCTTTACTGGAACAGGCCGGACAAGACCGCGGAGACGATCCGCGACGGCGGCTGGATCTACACCGGCGATCGTTTCATCCGCGACATCGACGGCTTTCATTTCTTCCGTGGCCGCGCCGACGATCTGATCAAGATCTCCGGGCAGTGGGTCTATCCGCTGGAGGTCGAGCTCTGCCTCGCCGAACACCCGGACATCCGGGAATGCGCCGTGTTCGCGCATGAACTTCCGGACCGGCGGATGAGCCTGAAAGCGGTCGTCGTCACCAACGGGAGGTTCCATGACGAGGCGGTGACCACCAAGGCGCTGCAGGACTACGTGAAGGCAAAGCTGCTGCCATACAAATATCCGCGCGAAATCGTATTCATCGGCGAACTGCCGAAGACCGGCACCGGCAAGATCGACCGTCAGGCGGTGATGCGGCTATGA
- a CDS encoding MarR family winged helix-turn-helix transcriptional regulator, whose product MPSKPPAITMDAVYTKPGYLFRRMQQIAVSIFVEECREFDLTPVQYAALVAIQTHPGIDATRLSAVIAFDRSTLGSVIERLEAKGYVERAPSDEDKRVKLLHLTKAGAALLRNIMPSVDRAQARMLAPLKPADRKMLMTLLSQLVDLNNEVSRVPLRAEDALEHLGKTG is encoded by the coding sequence ATGCCGAGTAAGCCGCCTGCTATCACGATGGACGCGGTCTACACCAAGCCCGGCTATCTGTTCCGGCGCATGCAGCAGATCGCGGTCTCGATCTTCGTCGAGGAATGCCGCGAGTTCGACCTCACGCCCGTGCAATATGCCGCGCTGGTCGCGATCCAGACCCATCCCGGCATCGATGCGACCAGGCTGTCGGCCGTCATTGCGTTCGATCGCTCCACGCTCGGCAGCGTGATCGAGCGGCTCGAGGCCAAGGGCTATGTCGAACGCGCGCCGTCGGACGAAGACAAGCGCGTCAAGCTGCTGCATTTGACCAAGGCGGGGGCGGCGCTGCTGCGAAACATCATGCCCTCCGTCGACCGGGCGCAGGCGAGAATGCTGGCGCCGCTCAAGCCGGCTGACCGGAAGATGCTGATGACCTTGCTGTCGCAGCTCGTCGATCTCAACAACGAGGTCTCGCGCGTGCCGCTCCGCGCGGAGGATGCGCTCGAGCATCTCGGCAAGACCGGCTGA
- the maiA gene encoding maleylacetoacetate isomerase yields the protein MKLHGYFRSSASYRVRIALNLKGLTAEHLPHHLRKGEQRSPVYLALNPQGLVPTLEDDSGTALIQSLAIIEWLDETHPEPPLLPKDPLRRAQVRAFAQVLACDTHPVQNLKVLARLRELGLPEDKVTAWAGWANREGLAACEALVKHEPGPFCFGATPTLADLCLVPQLGNARRFGVDVGAFPRLLQAEAAAKALPAFAQAAPERQPDAE from the coding sequence ATGAAGCTGCACGGCTATTTCCGCAGCAGCGCGTCCTATCGCGTCAGGATCGCGCTGAACCTCAAGGGCCTCACCGCCGAGCACCTGCCGCATCACCTCCGCAAGGGCGAACAGCGCTCGCCCGTCTATCTCGCGCTCAATCCGCAGGGCTTGGTTCCGACGCTGGAGGACGACAGCGGCACCGCGCTGATCCAGTCGCTCGCCATCATCGAATGGCTCGACGAAACCCACCCCGAGCCGCCGCTGCTGCCGAAGGATCCCTTGCGCCGTGCCCAGGTCCGCGCCTTCGCACAGGTGCTGGCCTGCGACACCCACCCGGTTCAGAACCTGAAGGTGCTGGCGCGGTTGCGCGAACTCGGCCTGCCCGAGGACAAGGTCACGGCCTGGGCAGGCTGGGCCAACCGCGAAGGTCTCGCGGCCTGCGAGGCGCTGGTCAAGCATGAGCCGGGCCCGTTTTGCTTTGGCGCGACGCCGACGTTGGCAGATCTCTGCCTGGTGCCGCAGCTCGGCAATGCGCGCCGCTTCGGCGTCGACGTCGGGGCGTTCCCGCGACTGCTGCAGGCGGAAGCCGCAGCGAAAGCGTTGCCGGCCTTCGCGCAAGCCGCTCCGGAGCGCCAGCCCGATGCCGAGTAA